Genomic segment of Eleutherodactylus coqui strain aEleCoq1 chromosome 1, aEleCoq1.hap1, whole genome shotgun sequence:
CCTCCTCactaatcaactactgatgacatcAGTCATATCtgactttattactttttttgctgtatttttagtTCCTTTTAGTACCTCATGCAGTCCAGAAAAACTCTGTTCTtacctggaaaccatcagcatgCAGCTTCAATTCTGTTGATGAAAGTTATTGGAATCTGGCCATGTGGGATTATTACTAAATATTAGCTGTCCTAGGTTGGGTACTCACACAAGTCATGATTAATACAAACCTAAAGCCAGACTAAGATCAGTCAGCAACAGCTAGGCTGCTTAATGATGGTTTCCAGGCAGGAACCAGACATTTTACACTTTGCACTAAATTAGAACAAACTAAACagaaaaaagtggcaaatgaaatgttagcTGTCATATTGGCTGACTACATGGCCCAGGTAAAGCAAAGTCTGTCTAATGTAGTACCCTATAAGCTGACTGCAGGAGACAGACGCTACAGTAACCCACATGTAGTAACACAGCATATACTGTAGTCCCATTAAGTACTGGGCCAGTAGTGTGACATCTAAGGGTATATAGTCAGTTACATAGAAGCACCTTTCACCTGTTTACCTTGTGTCTCCATGTCACAGAACACCTCTAACGGGCTTCCACCACTAGATGGCATTATGGTATAGACGCCGGAGCTGCGGATCCCGTTGTAGTAGAGGTTGGAGCAGTCGGAGTGACAGGGCTTGGTCTGCTTCATAGCTGCTGATGgataaaaatgctgaaaatcatccaaatagtCAGAAGGAAAATCAcgcaggagatagatagatgatagatagatagagagagatatgagatagatagatagatagatagatagatatgtgatagagagatagatagatagatagatagatatgagataaatagatatgtgatagatagacttgagatagatagatagatagatagatagatatgagataaatagatatgtgatagatagacatgagatagatagatagatagattgatagatatgtgatagatagatagatagatagatagatagatagatagatgctagatataagatagatagctatgtgatagatgatagatggatagatagatagatagatagatagatagatagatagatagatagatagatagatagatagatatgagagagagatgagatagatagatggatatgagatagatagatatgagataaatagatatgtgatagatagacgtgagatagatagatagagatgagatagatagatatgagataaatagatatgtgatagatagacttgagatagatagatagatagatagatatgtgatagatagacttgagatagatagatagatagatagatatgtgatagatagacatgagatagatagatagatagatatgtgatagatagatagatagatagatgctagatatgagatagatagctatgtgatagatgatagatggatagatagatagatagatagatagatagatagatagatagatagatagatagatagatagatatgagatagatatgagagagagagagagatgagatagatagatggatatgagatagatatgagagagagagagagatgagatagatagatggatatgagatagatagatatatatgagataaatagatatgtgatagatagacgtgagatagatagatagagatgagatagatatgagataaatagatatgtgatagatagacttgagatagatagatagatagatatgtgatagatagacatgagatagatagatatgagatggataggtatgagatagatagatagatagatagatatgagatagatatgagatagatagatagatagatatgtgatagatagacatgagatagatagatagacatgtgatagatagacatgagatagatagatagatagatagatagatatgtgatagatatgagatagatagatagatagatagatatgagatagatagatatgggatagatatatatgagcagatagatatgtgatagatatatcgttctgtctaaacgcgCTGACATCGTGCACTGTTTGTgaactattcattcatcgctcatttctagcaagctagaaatcagcgatgagccttatcagtgctgcacgctgattttctcagtgagTGGCACTGATAGCATTCCTTGCAGCTGGTATCAGCTGACAGgtccgagaacaaaggagctgtatacagaagacagcgctccagctgtcttttgCGTATcccactcggagtgctcagctgcatACAGAAGACAGAGCTCcagttgtcttctgcataccctgctcaaagcactcagctgtatactagctgagtgctccgataacacagcagctgtatacagaagacactgtcttctgtatacagggggagtcttcatttacacattaataagctcttaagtagctaattagctacttaagagcttatgcaaagtgaacgctcaaaactgtcactcaaactgctgtttgagcaaattttgagcaatcatcttgccgtgtaaatgcacacaacgattatcgctcaaaagattgcgcgataatcgttgtgtccaaatgggcctttagactgctcGACTGTCAGACGAGAACATTCACCTGAACACTGCTTTGCTCAATTTCAGTATTTCCATATAAAAGCACAAGTAAACACCCGCACATTCATCAGCTAATCATGTGTTTTCTGCAAGCATTATCAGGCTATGGGCTccacatcttaccgtgtaaaCAGTGTGAATGAGTGCTGACCGACATGCTCATTGTCAGCTAGCGCTCGTTTATGCAGGCAGATGAGCTGCTCATGTAAAAGGACACATTTGAGTCTAGGAGCACCACACCCCATGACTACCCTCCATCATACCTGCTGCCTGTGGTGGTCTTTGAGCTCTCAGCGCTGCCGGTATAGGACAGGTTGAGTTCCAGGTGGCTCCGTCCAGCAGCAGCGACAGGTTCCGGACCTGAGCTTGGATGTCATAGATAAAGGTGGCCTGTAGGCGCTGCAGGGTGCTGCTCTCACTGGCCCATATCTCCAGGCTCTGCACCCTGTGTGCCAGGGAGGAGTTGTAGCTCCCTACTTCAGGCTGCGGAGACAACATGGTGGGTCCATTTATTGACTGTAATCACATCCTCAATATGCACCCATTATTTTCGGGACTATAGCTCTATTCTCCTAACCCGGAGTGCAAAGACCTAGAACTAAACTAAACATGCTGACTACCTAAAGCTACCACTAGGGGAGTTCAGAAACTTACTTTATACATATAACAGTATGCAATAAACTcttcagctccctctagtggtggctgcaggcagccaaGAAAAATGAAAGACACTTTTACTGTAAACCACAACTGACGATAGCACTACTTACAGCTGGCACTACTGTGTATAGGGGGACACTCTGCTGGCTTTGAAGATATTATTAATTGGGGATGCACTctgacactccattcatttcagtgggactgtcgCCTGACCAATACAATTTTTAGCTATCTCTTCAACGCATTCCTGACATGTGCTGCACATGTACGGCGCACATCATGTATCATTATATAGAGTGGGTTTGTGGACTGAATCTACTCCATACATAAATGGAGATAACTCAGATCGTGGCATTAAAGCCTTTAactccttgagtggcacgcccggaaattttcgggaacaagctccactgcccatagcgatatagcctggaagatttccgggctatgtatcactatggaagctacagagcacaatgccacaagctgtggcagtgtgctctgcctgcacagaccaacACTGAGCACTGCAGGACTTTGAATTAAGAAGCAGGGAGATAATGCCGATCTGCCGTCAATCTCCCGCTTTtaattttaaactcctgcactagtttgtatacaggttgccatagagaccatcggcttgtcagaagcaaaccgatggtctctgtggcagggagagctggtgctaggCTGTtagaggacaagcaggcaccagctcttacagcagagatcagagaaaacctccgatctctgctgtgttaaccctttacatgctgcagtctatgtgactgcagcatgtaaagggctgacagagggagggggctccctctgtcagaggacagccaggcaccagctcttacagcagagatcagagaaaacctctgatctctgctgtgttaactctttacatgctgcagtctatgtgactgcagcatgtaaagggctgtcacaatcggaccccctgactgtgatcagggggtcctgatgggtctctgtggaagtcccctaaagggacaaaaaaaaaagtaaaaaattatttaaaaaataaaaaactaaaacacttgtctcccttaactttgtaaaaattaaaaataaagttaCACATGTGGTATTCCTGCGTCAAaatgacacagagaaggaagttagtacattatttaaccccttaatgacacagccccttttttttcttttttccccatttcttgttttcctccccccgtttaaaaaatcataactcctttatttattcatcgacgtcgctgtatgagggcttgttttttacgggtaGAATTGGAAgagctgtagtacttgtatttttttagacatgaaattttttaaaattattttctgctgcatcttctgcgcgcaataacttttttatttttccatagacgtacttgagcaagggctcattttttgcgggatctcCTGTAGTTTACGTCAGTACTAACTTAGAATACatgagactttttgatcgctttttattgcatttttctgggagacaaggtgactgaaaaagtgcatttgtggcgttctttatttttttttcgaacTACGTTCACCGTGCTGGAATAATAATGTACTATTTTGATAGCTCAGTCATTTACGGACATGgtgataacaaatatgtatttttcttttatgatttagattttttattatagatatggcaaaaagagggtgattttaacttttattactttttttgtgaaaaagtcgtgaaaaagaaaaaaaactattacaatttggtattggcgtaatcgtaccggcctgtagaattacagtaatacattatttatactgctcagagaatgcagtgaaaaataaaaataaaaaacatgccagaattacagattttgttactcttgccactagaaaaaatttaataaaaagcgatcacaattttacatgttccaaaaaattagataaataaacgactagagttcatcccgctaTAAACACGGCCTTCTGGGGCTCTGGTAATGGTAAAAACAAttattacggctcttggaatgtggcgtcacaaaagcaaacctttaagaaaaaacaatgttttaaatgtacaaaaatagcgaaacataaaaactgtattaaaggggttgtcccgcggcagcaagtgggtctatacacttctgtatggccatattaatgcactttgtaatgtacattgtgcattaattatgagccatacagaagttatcaaaagttttatacttacctgctccgttgctggcgtcctcgtctccatggtgcggactaattttcggcctccgatggccaaattagctgctcttgcgcagtccgggtcttctcctgtcttcaatggggccgctcgtgcagaatgccggctccgtgtagctccgccccgtcacgtgccgattccagccaatcaggaggctggaatcggcaatggaacgcacagaagagctgcggtccacggaggaagaggatcccggcggccatcttcagccggtaagtatagaagtcaccggagcgcggggattaaggtaagcgctgagcggttttttttttacgtccctgcatcggggttgtctcgcgtcgaacgggggggggggttgaaaaaaaaaaaaaaacgtttcggcgcaggacaacccctttaacttggtaccgccggaatcgtgctgactcagagaataatgatatcacactattaattctgcacgctgaacgccataagaatgaaatccaaaaaacaattggcaaaatttctttttttcccccaatctccctacaaatttttttataaaagttatgcaatacattatatatacccaaaccATGATATTGCTGTaaactgtataagtgatcaagcACTCACAAGTTCAAGTATAAAACAGTAAAAATAAGGAAAATATtttaaataattaaaggggttgtcccgcggcagcaagtgggtctatacacttctgtatggccatattaatgcactttgtaatgtacattgtgcattaattatgcgccatacagaagttattcacttacctgttccgttgctagcgtccccgtcgccatggtgccatctaatttcagcgtctaatcgcccgattagacgcgcttgcgcagtccggtcttctcccttctgaatggggccgctcgtgccggagagctgctcctcgtagctccgccccgtcacgtgtgccgattccagccaatcaggaggctggaatcggcaatggaacgcacagagcccacggtgcaccatgggagaagacctgcggtccaccgtgggtgaagatcccggcggccatcttcgcaaggtaagtaagaagtcaccggagcgcggggattcgggtaagtactatccgttttttttttttaaacccctgcatcgggtttgtctcgcgccgaacagggggcctattgaaaaaaaaaaaaaaacgtttcggcgcgggacaacccctttaaatttttaaaaaataattacaagCAAAAAACATTTTCACAGTtgtcacatgaaaaaaaattgaaagaaaaaaaaaaattggtatcactgtgCCTATAAAagcccaatttattaaaatatcacatggtTAAtgctggcattaaaaaaaaaaaacatacagtcccagaattgagtgtttttggtctcctcatctccaagaaaaaattaaagataaagagatcaaaaagtcatatctaacccaaaatggtatcaatcgAAATAAAAGGtcaccttgcaaaaaacaagccgtttCTCAGCTGCATcgatggaaaaactaaaaaaattatgGGGGCCACAAAATGGCGGTAGAAAGCTAATTTTtattactacttgtattttttaaatcgtattccattaaaaaaaactacataaatttgttATTGCTGTAATCACACAGACCCACagaataaggcctcctgtccacgggcgatttttctctgCGTTtactgcggcgataatccgccacggggaacgcagtgaacgctctctatagactactatggaaagcgcagcccccctatccacaagcggagaatcatagcgattctccgctcgcgggatttaaatttgtcagataggctcagagcGGAGAGTGGTcacctctcccctgctccccggtggTGGCTTacacggcggagatctgccgtgggatatcactacgcccgtggaaaggagcccttaagaTGTCATTTTTAATGCACCGTGAATGCCGTAAAAAACACCCCCTATTTTGGCCAGCCAGCAGAATCTGACATCTGTTAACCTCCTCTGCTTAGCATAGGGTCATTTGATTAATTAGGCAATAATTAGGAACAATCTTCCAAACGTTTTTCATTGCAGTCATGCAGTGCTGCGCTATGGCCTCAAGGTGTCACTATTTCCACCTAAAACCAGGAAGATGTAACGTATCAGTACCTTTACCTGATGTTCCAGGACCCTGAGGCGATGTCGGTGGTTCCTGAGCTCTTCCTGAAGTTCGGCTATGAGCTCCCTCATCTCCAGAATGTCCTGCTTCCTCTCGGCATTTTCATGGAGCCAGTAAGACACCTCGTCGCTACAACGGAAAATATCCGGACAGCGCTGTCCATCCTGTTGAGGCAGTATGGCAATAATCTTACACTTTCCGTTTGCCAGGACTTGATTGCTATATTCACCACAACCTCGAAACGCGGAATCGCCGTGAGTTGCATATTGGGGTGGCTGATGGGAGTGGTGGTCATTCAGAGCTACCATGCTTTGTATTAGTGGCCATATGAAGACAGACGTGAGCAGTGGAGCGGCCATTTAGAAATTGACTCAAGTCATTTAAGCCATGGAGCGAATGTGGAGACTAGGATGGAGCAATATCCCAGATAGGGGAGTCGATGAGAATGTCTGGCTTTGGTGCCGGTATCACCAGTCCCCTCTGTGCCGTTGTATCATACGGAAACCCAAAGAGTCACCTGGAAGGGTAAAATGGGAGAAACCAAGAGTAGAGTCACTCAGAGACTTACATGACACTATGGAGGACAAAACAGAAGCAGGGTCACAGAGGAATCATTAAAAGGGGTGTCCCATTATGACAAACCCTATTGATTTGCCCTATTAGCCCTGCCTAAATACCCCCagtacccagcagaggcctaacaGACATAAGAGACGTCTGAGATCATGTGGCAGGGGCAGTAATAAGAGGCAATGAAAGGGTCCAGATGATGGGGGACGAAGCTGGTGAACCAAGAGGGCCAAAAAAGACATAGCCCGCATGAAAGGAGAGTGAGGCTCCATTTACATAGGGATTTGGTCCCAACGTAGATGACGACTAATTGGATCCGTAACATTGAAATCTGCCAGATATGTGAGGCCGGGCTACagagacagacggacagacgtgACTATTGATTAGATATGGAAGCTACTCTGGTAATGTGGGGGTTAACATGGTGTACTGGTTATGCAATGGTTAACACTGTACAGGTATTGCAGGGCACTTTGTGGAGGCGCTATGCACAATACAGAAGCTATAATATGGAAATAATGTACCGCATTCAGTGTGTCTATACTTGGTGTGTGGAGGCCGCGAGTAGGCTGCGTGCTGAAAGTATGtatagatgcaataccacagttctcctgtagtggccactgcaggagaaatatGCACCCAAGCAGAGGTAACTCATTACCCCGCGGTTTCTGCTGACAGAACCTCCTTCCAGCTCTTTGAGGTCATATGTTTCAGCAATGACCATTGCAAATAGAGGCAATTTCCCAGTTGACCCAATTGCATCACTATAACCATGAGTTTTACCGAGTAAATAGACCAACTGTTGCTTCACTCCTATGTGCTCCCAGTTCATGCAAGTGATGGAGTAGCTTCCATATCTATTGCTAGGAGGGCTCAGGAAAGTTATACTGGGAGTGTAAATGAACTGGAACAggatgccacgggaggtggtaagttctccttccatggaagtcttcaaaggctggacagatatctgtctgggatgatttagtgatcctgcactgagcagggggttggactcgatgaccgtggaggacccttccaattcCACCAGTCTATGATTTCAATGGACTATGCCTAAAACAGGCAGGATGTCTTCTACTACCTCCCATCCTGCTACATTTAGTTGTccaaacccattgattttgacAAGGGCAGACCACTTTCTAAAGTGTATGGTGGCTATTCAATGTTTCCCCAATAGATGATGTCGGGGAAAAGAAGGATTGGGGATATTGAATTTTAACACCTGATTCTTTTATTCTCCAAGGGCTCTGCCACCAAAGCTTTCTGGCGGCaacttaaaggcccttttacacacaacgattattgctcaaaatttgttaaaatgatggcttttgagtataatcgttgtgtgtaaatgctaccatcgtatacttttcatttgaacaaggatttttagttcagcataaaaagcTGAACAGACCATCATACAGACCACACGctgggagcaggagataacattgtattctctgtgCAGCCCCTGGCTGATCaatagagctaattacagagctcagacctccttcTGAGTTCtgaaacagctcctggaggctcatttgcatgcaaatgaaactgataaagtactaaaggggaatagtgcccattagtactttatgcaaaatgatcgctcaaaattgtcaATCTCcgtatcttttgaacgaattttgagtgatcatctttgtgtacaTATGGGGTTAAAGTCTCTAAACACACGAACACTTGTCTAAGCCAAGGAGGAGTCGGAAAACTACTATAGGCCAAATGAACATTCAATCACAAACTGTTATAAGTATATGGGGACCTTTACTTTTATAACCAGTCAGATCAAGAATGGGCAAGAAAGCAAAAGGGGTGTTGTGGTCATGGCGAAATCATAACATGTGAGCCTCTTCCCAAAAGTTTGTGAACCGACAAGGATAGTATCATATAGGTATCGCTCCAACACAAGATGTCGCTACAGCTTCAGGCCAAGTATTTTTGGTTTTGCAGAATGTTCCAGGATGTTTCTAGTGGAAAATTGTATTCTGAGAATCAGTAACAATTATGTGAATCAACTGAATTCAAGAAGTTTATGAAATAAGGAGTCTCATAGAAAGGGCCCCAATCAAACCAGGATGGAGGATGTTAACGAATGGCATTGAAGTCCACCATGTGCCACCTTTTAAGCTGTCCCTACTTGATTTTCTGCTAATTTAGGACACAATGAGGAGGATGGAGGACCCTTGTAACCCAGGTGACTTTAAAAAAGGCTTTTTCGAGttaattttttacaaatattCAGCATAGACCATCATCACTGGTCAATCTGCAGCACAAAAGGCCTCGTACACATTAATGTCAATCGGCTTTTAAGAGGAAATCTCCGTGAATTTCAAAAGGGTCATAAACTTTTGCTCTTTCTGAAGGGGCTTTTTATCTCATTTCAATTAACTTTAAGTGCTCTTTATCCAAGGCTGATTGTAACAATAAGTGCAACTGACAAAGGCCTATATTAGTTGGACTAGATAGATCTGTCTGGTCCTGCACTCTTCGAGGGCTACTTTATCCAATTAAAGGGTCAATAAAAATCTCGAAATTAGGTCCATTTTCGACTCCGTAAGATCAAAAAATAAACATGAGAGATGGGAAACAGGTGATGTCAGACTTATAGATATTTTCTGTAACTATCCTCTATCGATTTTTGGTCTGTATGTTGCCCTTATTGATGACCAATGCAAAGACCACCACTGGAGACTTGCCATCCTTTAAAAGATCTGCCTTTAGTAATAGAGTACCATTAGGCATTATAAAGGGTCATCATTAAGGGTGGACTACACATAGACTATGAGATTTGTGTAGGGGGACATTAATAGCATAGAATATTCCATATCAGATATTTTGGCAGCCCCGTAGACTTGAATGAAGACATTCATTTGTTCTCATCTGGATGAGGCAGTGGTTACCCACTGCACCTGGCAGTGCCACTAGCAATCAACTGAAAGAAGGGCCATAGCACTTCAGAGATTGTTTACCAAGTTTACCAATAAGAGTGCCATACTTCTGGTAGCTGCTGTGCCTGGGACTGTAGCCACTGCCAAAAGTATGGAGTCACACATTTCTTCTGTCACCACTGGAGTCTTCCAACCCTCAAGATATTTTAGCCCTTGGGGCAATCACTGCCAGTAGACGTATCTGTAACTGCCACTACTATGGTGGCCCTATGGCTAGAGATGCCAATGAGTATTTAATCACTTTCTTATTTTAAGGCACTTCCATAAAAAGACGTTTGCACTTTGAAAAAACTCCTTAACGCACGATGAAATAAATATATGTCATGGATTGCCTTGTCTGAAGACCCCAGGCTGTACATTTACGTCAATGGGAGCCCAACAGTGATGAAGAGCTGTTCTCCTCCTGGAGATCAGGGGAACCTCTAGCCTGTAGATGCCACAGTCAGTAGTGACACACATTCATCTTTTCATcagcctcagggctctttcccacgagcgtacatcggcccgccgttttcaccgTCAgacgatatatgctgtgatctgatgcattggattcaaatgcatcagatcacatggccatattcccgcgatgtaaaagtgcccggcttgCCAATATAGCAGCGGGTGTTTTCACGCCgggccaaaagatagtcctggaactatcttttgggccggaatatgtcggccactgcatgggctcctatgggagccaattaaagcagccggagaggggaggtagaagagagattagcagcatgactgctaaactccttccctcttctctcttcccctccggctgattccaaTAGGAGAGgacgggatggggcagagctcagagctgcccagtcccgcctcctcccattgctggctgcagacaaggggcaggacgGTGGAGGAGCTAAGCTTGTGAGACTGATAAAAACTTTCTTACTTTTGAACTGAAATTAAATATCTTCTGTCCGTTGAACTTTCATTGTGACTTTTTTGTCTACCATCTACTAACTAACGTAAGCCTGATATTTCCATCTGGGTGTATGGTATTCCAATTATCCTTGGCATCACACTTGTCATCTTGGGGTCATATGTGATTCCAATCATTTCTTCGCTCCCCATAATCAATCACTTGCTCACTCGTGTCAcctgccccccccaaaaaatttacatgggacgactgtcgggcaaacgatgtccgacactcatccctcgcatgtactcgctcctatgctgttgcacaggaaagAGTATGGTTGGCTTGCAGTGGGGcatctggaggagatttcactcctcactctcccccgcccctctccattcacttaacatagcggctgttcagtactgaacagctgctgtttacactgaacgatcatcaatCAGCTCATCGTTCATCATTTAGACTGCATACAatcctgatcgctcagtgtaaacagcaggcgttcagtactgaacagccacttttttaagtgaatggagaggggcgggggagagcgaggagagaaatcttttgCAGCCGCCCCAGccctctgctggccgctctgtcagagagccagcgatactcgctcctgtgcaaaaccaagggagCGAGTATGtctggggacgagtgtcgggcatcgtttgcccgacattcatcctgtgtaaatggggctttaagcgTGTCCTAAAACACATCTCTATAGTGAGGCCAATCACATCACCTAatgtaactcttctccatttacccctCTTCTACATTCTCCATCAGACCCCCATCACTGTATCCCCATCGCCCGTACACCCTAATACACCTCATATCTCTACATACATAGATAGCAGCTGCTgacggctcatacagctttatgtgtatcACCTGATTTATATGTTCGGCAATCATACAGATCAAGCTCTGCTGCCTCGTGTCCCTGTatgtcctcatagattgtaagctcttctatTAGACATCTATAATCTCTATTATTATAATAAAAATGAGAATAAAGTCATGTTATCAATATTAAACCACAAAGCAACGTAACCCAATATACAATTATCCCATTGTATACAATATAAACCCATTACATAATGTAATATTCATTATAAATGTGGCGTCACATTCTCTCCTACCCAATAGGAGTCCAATATTTCCTCTTCCACCAATGTTGACCTCTTAGGGGCTTCTCTCCGGTGAGACAGTGTTCTCTCTGTAAGTGAGGAGTGTTTTTTGCCCGCTGTGCCCCCAGTGATCACCATACGGGACCAGTATTATGGTATAAGTGTGAGTAATCCTCTTGTAAGATTCCCAGTTACTTATCTGTGTATCATCCCTCCGCAGGAGACCAGAGACCTGAACTAATCCAGATCAACACGAGAAGCAACTAATCTCCATGCAGGCATGTGTAATACAGAGATACACCATAGACTTTGTGAAGTCTCACATTTTCAGAGGTTTTGCATAAACTGGTGGGCCCATCAATGTGTTCTGTAAAGGGTTCTACCGAAATG
This window contains:
- the LOC136611742 gene encoding angiopoietin-related protein 7-like; this encodes MVALNDHHSHQPPQYATHGDSAFRGCGEYSNQVLANGKCKIIAILPQQDGQRCPDIFRCSDEVSYWLHENAERKQDILEMRELIAELQEELRNHRHRLRVLEHQPEVGSYNSSLAHRVQSLEIWASESSTLQRLQATFIYDIQAQVRNLSLLLDGATWNSTCPIPAALRAQRPPQAAAAMKQTKPCHSDCSNLYYNGIRSSGVYTIMPSSGGSPLEVFCDMETQGGGWTVIQRRRDGSISFNRTWKEYKVGFGDLNSEFWIGNENIHKITSRGGYSLRIDMEDWDGEHKYVLYREFSIESEANHYRLHVSAPNGTAQDSFAWYHDKRSFSVPRSGNLCADISHGGWWYYQCFYSNLNGVYYVGGKYVKGRKTMGPDGIVWYSWKNTDYYSLKKVSMMIRPRTFHLHTSP